One Phreatobacter oligotrophus genomic window, AGCAAGTTGTCGTCGCGCCGCTGATTGACGAGGATGGTTCGGAAATCACTGGCCGTCATCGCATCCGCTACGACTATCTTGTCGTGGCGATCGGCGCGATCTCCAATGACTTCGGCACGCCAGGCGTCGCCGAAAATTGCCTTTTCCTCGATAGCCGAATGCAGGCCGACCGATTCCGCCAGAAGTTATTGGATCAATGCCTGCGCGTTTCGCGTGCGCTGACGGCCGATCAGGCGGCGGAGAAGCATGTCAACATTGCCATCGTCGGAGGCGGCGCGACAGGCGTCGAACTGGCCGCGGAACTCTATAATGCCGCGGCTGGCCTGCGGCATTACGGGCTCGAGGTGTTCGACGAGAAGCGCCTTATTGTCACTCTGATTGAAGCTGGCCCGCGCATCCTGCCGGCCCTGCCTGAAAAGCTTGCCGACGCCGCTACCGCCGAGCTCGAGGATCTCGGCGTTCGCGTGCTCACAGGCACTGTGGTGACGGAAGTCTCTCGGCAAGGCGTCGTGACCAAGTCGGGGGAAATCGTTCCGGCTGACCTACGGGTTTGGGCAGCTGGCGTACGCGGGCCTGACTTGCTCAAGGACATTGCCGGGCTCGAAACCACGCGCAGCAATCAACTTGTGGTTAAGCCGACCATGCAGACTTCGCGCGACGACGCGATTTTTGCCATGGGTGATTGCTGCTTCTTCAAGCCTGAAGGTGCCGAAAGGCCGATCCCGCCCCGGGCTCAGGCCGCGCATCAGATGGCGGCAACGGTGTTTTCCAACCTCTGCGCCTTAATCGCTGGGCGGTCGCTTCAACCTTTCATCTACAAGGACAAGGGCTCGCTCGTTTCCCTTAGCACGTATTCGACGGTCGGTAGCCTGATGGGCAATCTCATTGGCGGCCGGATGGCGATAGAAGGGCGTCTTGCGCGCTTCGTATATGTTTCACTTTACCGCATGCACCTCATCGCGATCCATGGCTGGCTGCGTGGCCTTGGTCTGATCGCAATGGGCCGCGTCAACCAGGTC contains:
- a CDS encoding NAD(P)/FAD-dependent oxidoreductase, which produces MALKTQIVVVGGGAGGLELVRKLGVRFGREQFDIILIERNNTHIWKPLLHEVAAGSLDANLDEVGYRSHAFRWGYRFFRGTLETIDRENKQVVVAPLIDEDGSEITGRHRIRYDYLVVAIGAISNDFGTPGVAENCLFLDSRMQADRFRQKLLDQCLRVSRALTADQAAEKHVNIAIVGGGATGVELAAELYNAAAGLRHYGLEVFDEKRLIVTLIEAGPRILPALPEKLADAATAELEDLGVRVLTGTVVTEVSRQGVVTKSGEIVPADLRVWAAGVRGPDLLKDIAGLETTRSNQLVVKPTMQTSRDDAIFAMGDCCFFKPEGAERPIPPRAQAAHQMAATVFSNLCALIAGRSLQPFIYKDKGSLVSLSTYSTVGSLMGNLIGGRMAIEGRLARFVYVSLYRMHLIAIHGWLRGLGLIAMGRVNQVIRPRLKLH